CGGGCGGTCGGCCCGGCCCTGCTGACCCTGGTGATCCTCGACGGCGGGGTGCCCGGCTGGCTGGCGGTGGCGGCGCTCTTCGCCGTCGTCGGCGTGACCGTCCCGCCGCTGACCAGGTGGGCGCTGGCCGGCCGGCGGTCGGCGGTCGCGGCCGGGAAGACCGACGACGGACCCGCGGACCCGGTGTAGCAGCATGTCGGCCATGAGCGATCAACGGACCATCACCATCCGGCCCGGCGGAGCCAACGACGCGGCCACCGTGCTGCGGCTGCTCGACCGCGCCACCGCCTGGCTGGTGGCCCACGGCCGGACCGGCCAGTGGGGCACCGAGCCGGCGTCGACCGACCCGCGCCGGATCGCCCAGGCCGACGCCTGGGCGACGGGCGGCGGACTGCACCTGGCGGTGCTCGACGACATCCCGGTCGGCGCGCTGGTGGTCGGTTCCGCCACCGATTACGTCCCCCCGGCCACCGAGCCCGAGCTGTACGTCAACCTGCTGGTCACCGACCGGGCGCACGCCGGCCTGGGGATCGGGGCGCGGCTGCTGGAGCACGCCGCGGAGCTGGCCCGGGCGCGCGGGCTGGGGCTGCTGCGGGTGGACTGCTACGGCGGGGACGACCGGGCGCTGGTCCGCTTCTACGAGGGCTGCGGCTTCACCGCCACCGACCCGTTCACCGTCGAGCGCCCGGGTCGGGAGCCCTGGCCCGGCCAGGTCCTCGCCCGCCGCCTCGGCTGAGCGCTCACACGTCGACGTCGACGGGGACGCCCGGCGGCAGCCAGCGGACGGCCCGCCGGACCGGCTCGGGAGTTCGGGCGAACGCCTGCTCCACCGCCTGCCGACCCTCCCGGAAGCGCTGTGACCGCCCCGACGGCGGCCGCTCCCAGTGTCGCGCCGGCCGGGCGCGGCGTCAGCCGATCTCCTCGTCGACGAAGCACCAGCGCCACGTCTCCCCCGGCTGGATCGACCGCATCACCGGGTGCCCGGTGGCCTCGAAGTGCTTCGTCGCGTGCTGGTTCGGCGAGGAGTCGCAACAGCCGATGTGCCCGCAGGTCAGGCAGCCCCGCAGGTGCACCCAGTCGGCGTTGCCGATGGCCAGGCAGTCCGGGCACTCGTCGGTGGGCTTCGGTTCGACCAGGGCCCCTTCGGCCAGATGCGGACAGCTCATCGGTCATCCCCCCACTCGACTCGGCTGCTCACTCGTCGTTCTCCCGGCGCAGCAACGATTCCTCCAGGTCCAGGTCGCGGTAGGCGCGCACCAGCACCTCCTCGGGGATCTTCCCGGAGTCCCGGGCGGCCCGGAAGACCTCCCGCTCGGCGTCGATCATCTCCTGCCGCAGCCGACCGTACGCCTGGGACGGGGTTTCCCGCCCGGCGCCCCCCAGCCGTTCCCAGGCCAGGTTGGTGCGGCTCTGCACGAGTCGCTGCAACCGCTCGACGACGGCCTGGGGCGCCCCGTCGGCCAGCTCGTCGAGGCGCTCCCGGGCCGCGCGGCTGGCCTGCTGTTGCACAGCCG
The window above is part of the Micromonospora inositola genome. Proteins encoded here:
- a CDS encoding GNAT family N-acetyltransferase translates to MSDQRTITIRPGGANDAATVLRLLDRATAWLVAHGRTGQWGTEPASTDPRRIAQADAWATGGGLHLAVLDDIPVGALVVGSATDYVPPATEPELYVNLLVTDRAHAGLGIGARLLEHAAELARARGLGLLRVDCYGGDDRALVRFYEGCGFTATDPFTVERPGREPWPGQVLARRLG
- a CDS encoding UBP-type zinc finger domain-containing protein produces the protein MSCPHLAEGALVEPKPTDECPDCLAIGNADWVHLRGCLTCGHIGCCDSSPNQHATKHFEATGHPVMRSIQPGETWRWCFVDEEIG